Part of the Nitrososphaerota archaeon genome is shown below.
AATAAAACTCCTCTTGAAATTTCTTTAGATATTTCATCATTATCATTATCTATATTTACTATTCCTATTAAGAAACTTTTATCTTCAACTTCTATTGGATAAAATCTATATTGTGAATCTATTGAAACTTCTATATTTTTTTCTTCAATTGAGAAAACAAATTTATCTTCATAATTTTTAGAATTTTTAATATTTTTAATATTCTCATATGCATTTATTTTTATTAAAGGAAGAATAGAATCAAATAATAATAGAAAAATGAAAATTATTGAAAATATAATTATTGCTTTATTCATTTTTTATCCTTCTGGATTTTCTAAGAATATAACAATTGGATATTCTCCTCCACTAATTGTATGTACTTTTATGTGAATTTTTTGTCCAATTGAAATTGCATTTTCTGGAATGCTTATTCCAACTAATCCAATTTCTCCAGGTTCAATTAGCAAAAATGTTTCTTCATTATTTGGATCTAGTTCTTTCCCTTCTGAACACATTAGAATAACTTTTGTATTAGGAGAAAATTCTTTAAATGGTTTTCCATTTATTGATACTTGACATACTCTTACTGTTTTCTCTCCTGCATTTTTTATATCTATTGCTATAAAGAATTTATTTATAATTCCACTTTCAATATTTACTCTTACAATTTCTACTCTTTCTATTGTTGTTAATGTCCCAACAATTCCAGAATGCCACATTACTACTGCGATTGTAATAATCAAACATAATGAAATTAAAATTGCTGTAGCTACTACTATACTTATTCCTTTTTTATTTTTATTCATATTTTCCTCCTTTTAAGAAATATATACAATGATACAAAAAATGAAATAAGAAAGGCAAGTAATGATATACTCCATAATTCAACTTCTCCTTTTTTAGTTTCTTCAATTATTAAAGTTGGAATAATAGAAGATGTTTTGGAAGAAGCATGTATAGTTGATGTTACTTCAGATGTTTGAATTGTTTCGGTAATTAAACTTGTTGTATATGTTGCTTCAGTGAATACATCAAAAGTTATTATTGTATCTGTTATAGGTCTTACTTCAAAAGTAGGACTGGCAATAGAATATTCTCCATTTATGTAAATATCAAAATCATACTCACCTTCTGGTAAAATTCCTAAATCATAAATATGTTCTTCACTTTCATAAGCACAATATTCTTTGGGAGTCCCAGTCCATTTTTCTACTGTAATATTAATTTTAAAACCATATTTAGTTTTTTCTAAATCTCCCCAATGGATTCCTTTAGTAATCATGTTTGAACGTAATGTAACTTTTGCAATCCACCTTCCTTCTTCGAAATAAATAATTGCAAGAGGGACAACATAAATTTCTATTTCTTTCTTAACAGTAAAATGTTCTATAGAATCTGGATATTCTTTACCATTTATGTATAAAATGAAAGTGTAATTACCTTCTTCAAGATTTGTTATTTCATAAAGATAACCTGTACAAAATGCTTTTGAGTAAACTTCTTCGATGCTTTTTGCAATTCTATCTCCAAATTTTATTATAACATTTGCGTAGAGAATGCTTCCATTTCTATTAATTTCACTCCAATTTGCATTTATTATCTCTTTCCAACAAAAAATTCTAATTATTATACGCCAATTTTCTTTATATACATCTATTGGATAAATATCGATATCTATATCTTCGATTGGAAAATTATCTTCAGAATTGCAATTTATTGAAATAATATTAAAATAAAAAGAAATAGGAAAAAGTAATAAAATTATAAATAAAGAAGGAAGTTTAATATATTTTATCATTAAACCCCCTTTTTCTCATTATAAGTATATGTAAAAAGATATATAAATTTATAGAAAAAAATAAGAAATTTATTAAGAAATTTTTAAAATTATAAAAAACATTATGATTTATTCTTATTAAATAATTAAAAGATTCTTCATTTTTCTTTCTTTTTAAAATTACAAAATGATTATTAAGCACCTTTAATTTTAGATAAAAATATAAATTAATTTAAGTGAATAAATAGATTTTTGGAATTTTATAAAAGATAAAAATATTGCAGAAGAAATTCTTTATGAATTTTATATTAAAAACAAAATAAAATTTGAAGAAAAAAATGAAATTACTATGAGCTTTTACGATTTTCACAATTTGAATAATTCTTAAAACTTTCTTTCTAAAAGAGAAAGGCGTTTATTAACTTCTTTACATGTTAGAACCTTAAGTTTTTCGCAAAGTTTTAAGAACGTTTCCCTTAAACATGGTTCCACTAATTTTAAAGCTTATTCTTCAAGAAGCTTACTGAGGCGCTCTCTATAGGCAATATGTGAATTTTCAGTCCAAAAGATAGGTGTCTGCTCTTTCTTTACCTTTATATTTTTCTTACTTATTCCTAACTTTCTCAGAAAATATTTAAACCAACTTAAAGAGTTCTCATTTTCAATCTTTTCATTTTTAATAAAGCCAAGATGATATAATCTTCCTCTTGTAGTTTTCATTAATTCTTCAATTTCTTATTTTCTTATTGTTACTACTTCAAATTGTTTTAATGAAGGTAATACTTGTCTTAAAATTTCACATCCTGTAATGTTTATTATTGCATCGATATCTCTTTCACTATCATTCATCATGAATAATTTCATTCCTGCATTTCCAATAATTGCAAAATCAAAATCATAAATTAATTGAGAAGATAATATACATGCTAAATTATATTTTCTACTTTCTCTCATTATTGTATTTATTATTTTTTGGAATTCTATGAACTCTAATTTATAATTAAACTAAAATGTTCTATTTTAAGGCAAAAATCATTTAATCCTAATGTTTGAAGATAAAGAATAAAAACTTAAAAATTATAAAAAATAATGGTAAGATGTGGGGATGAAAATGGAGATTGAGAAAAAACCTTGTAAATTATTAACTTTAGATGATGTATATGAATTAAGTAGAAAAACTGCAATGAAAATTATTGAAAGTGGTTATAAACCAGATATGATTATTGGTCTTGCTAGAGGAGGATGGTTTACAGCAAGAATAATTAGTGATTTTTTAAATGTGGACGATCTCGTTTCAATCAAAGTGGAACATTGGGGCACAACTGCAAAAATTAGTTTGCCTGAAGCAAGATTGAAACATCCTTTTGAAATTGATTTGAAAGATAAAAAGGTATTGTTAGTAGACGATATCACTGATACTGGTGAAAGCTTAATACTCGCAAAAAATGTAACAAGCAAGCTTAATCCAATTGAAATAAGAACCGCTGTAATGCAATACATGACATCGAGCAAAGTCAAACCAGATTATTATGCAGAAGTTGTTGATAAATGGATATGGATGATTTATCCATGGAATTGGATCGACGATTTTGCAAATCTTTCATTAACAATATTAAAAGCTTATCCAGATAAACCTTTCAAATTAGAAGGATTAAGAAAGCTTATAAAAAAATATTTCAATGTTGATCCAAACAAAGTTTCTCCAAATCATTTAAAACTAGTATTAAATATTCTTGAAAAAAGAGGTTTAGTACTAAAAACTAAAAAAGGTTGGTCAATTTCAATAATTTCTAAGTAAATAATTTATCTTAATAAGTTTGAAAAACATTATACGTTGAAAGAGTAATTAAATTCTAAGAGTTAGTGCTGAGCATTCGAATAGATAAATAGTGTAAAATAAAGTATAT
Proteins encoded:
- a CDS encoding phosphoribosyltransferase, which translates into the protein MEIEKKPCKLLTLDDVYELSRKTAMKIIESGYKPDMIIGLARGGWFTARIISDFLNVDDLVSIKVEHWGTTAKISLPEARLKHPFEIDLKDKKVLLVDDITDTGESLILAKNVTSKLNPIEIRTAVMQYMTSSKVKPDYYAEVVDKWIWMIYPWNWIDDFANLSLTILKAYPDKPFKLEGLRKLIKKYFNVDPNKVSPNHLKLVLNILEKRGLVLKTKKGWSISIISK